From the genome of Psychroserpens ponticola, one region includes:
- a CDS encoding LytR/AlgR family response regulator transcription factor has product MKALQIYIVEDEPLIVSTIETALLKQGYKIVGDAEDVISAIKDIKTLQPDLILIDIQLEGSQDGVDLALELDKAQLPYLFLTSQTDPETVARVKQTNPLGYIVKPFTEAGLRSNIELAWHNYESRNSDFLMLKSEGRLHKINQDSILYLKAFDNYCYVYTASKSYLVPHTLKYMAEQLNKDNFIKTHRSYWVNVNHIDSVGINELVLKTEPIPISASQKSLVLSKLKST; this is encoded by the coding sequence TTGAAAGCATTACAAATTTATATTGTAGAAGATGAACCCTTAATTGTATCAACCATAGAAACTGCCTTGTTAAAACAGGGCTACAAAATTGTTGGCGATGCCGAAGATGTTATCAGCGCTATAAAGGATATTAAAACATTACAACCTGATTTAATTCTAATAGACATTCAATTAGAAGGTTCGCAAGATGGCGTTGATTTAGCTTTAGAATTAGACAAAGCGCAACTTCCTTATCTCTTTTTAACCTCTCAAACCGATCCTGAAACAGTAGCTCGAGTAAAACAAACAAATCCTTTAGGTTATATCGTAAAACCTTTTACCGAAGCTGGATTACGTAGCAATATAGAATTGGCTTGGCATAATTATGAGTCAAGAAATTCTGATTTTTTAATGTTAAAATCAGAAGGTAGATTACATAAAATTAATCAAGACAGTATTTTGTACCTTAAAGCATTTGATAATTATTGCTATGTGTATACAGCTTCCAAAAGCTACTTAGTGCCACATACATTAAAATACATGGCGGAACAATTAAACAAGGATAACTTTATTAAAACACATCGTTCCTATTGGGTAAATGTGAACCATATCGATTCGGTTGGTATCAATGAATTGGTTTTAAAAACCGAACCCATTCCAATAAGCGCTTCACAAAAAAGCTTGGTATTGAGTAAATTAAAAAGCACATAA
- a CDS encoding metallophosphoesterase: MVRWIIFILIYFLFSVYGYQAIKTVTKISWLHYLFIAIAIIVAGNFIYQFSVGAEGRVLNPAKSYAFGFLLAFMSLNLIIVPILIGEDIIRVFLGVYDKLFATKESFYLPSRRKFISTVALGLAAIPFASLLYGMYRGKYRFRVLDYVLHFEDLPEAFDGYKITQISDIHSGSFDNREKIKYGIDLINEQQSDVIMFTGDMVNNKASEMLPWKDLFGTLKAKDGVFSVLGNHDYGDYVSWDTKEEKARNLDALKALQKEMGYNLLLNESHFLERNGERIAIVGVENWGKGGFKKAGDLKKASAQVASEDFKILMSHDPSHWEAEVVNDEYHYHLTLSGHTHGMQFGIEIPGWIKWSPVKWRYKHWAGIYKELGQYINVNRGFGYLGYPGRVGIWPEVTVITLKKGSNNA; this comes from the coding sequence ATGGTGCGTTGGATTATCTTTATTTTAATCTATTTTCTTTTTTCAGTATATGGTTATCAAGCCATTAAAACAGTAACTAAAATAAGTTGGTTGCATTATCTTTTTATAGCTATTGCAATTATAGTAGCAGGGAATTTTATTTATCAATTTTCGGTAGGAGCTGAAGGTCGAGTTCTTAATCCTGCCAAAAGTTATGCTTTTGGATTTTTACTGGCTTTTATGTCTTTAAATTTAATTATTGTACCTATCCTGATTGGAGAAGATATTATTCGAGTTTTTCTAGGTGTGTATGACAAACTTTTTGCAACAAAAGAATCATTCTACTTACCGTCAAGACGAAAGTTTATTAGTACTGTCGCACTTGGATTAGCTGCAATACCATTTGCATCTTTGCTTTATGGAATGTATAGAGGGAAATATCGATTTAGAGTTTTAGATTATGTGCTTCACTTTGAAGACTTACCTGAGGCTTTTGATGGTTATAAAATCACTCAAATTAGTGATATCCATTCCGGAAGTTTTGACAACAGAGAAAAGATAAAGTATGGTATTGACTTGATTAATGAACAACAGTCAGATGTGATTATGTTTACTGGTGATATGGTAAACAACAAAGCTTCAGAAATGTTGCCTTGGAAAGATCTTTTTGGCACATTGAAGGCTAAAGATGGTGTGTTTTCAGTTTTAGGAAACCATGATTATGGCGATTATGTAAGTTGGGATACAAAGGAAGAGAAAGCTCGAAATCTAGATGCTTTAAAAGCACTTCAAAAAGAAATGGGTTATAATTTGTTATTAAATGAATCTCATTTTTTAGAACGAAATGGAGAACGAATTGCTATTGTAGGTGTAGAAAATTGGGGAAAAGGTGGATTTAAAAAAGCTGGAGATTTGAAGAAGGCATCTGCACAAGTCGCTTCTGAAGATTTTAAAATATTAATGAGCCATGATCCTAGTCATTGGGAAGCTGAGGTTGTAAATGATGAATACCATTACCATTTAACTTTGAGTGGTCATACACATGGGATGCAATTTGGTATTGAAATTCCTGGTTGGATAAAATGGAGTCCTGTAAAATGGAGGTATAAACATTGGGCTGGAATTTATAAAGAATTAGGACAATATATAAATGTAAATAGAGGATTTGGTTATTTAGGTTATCCTGGTCGAGTTGGAATTTGGCCTGAGGTAACTGTGATTACACTTAAAAAAGGCTCAAATAATGCATAA
- a CDS encoding thioredoxin family protein: MSKFGELIDVDIPVLLDFFTEWNEQSTAMHPVMRDVAAALGDKAKVIKIDVDKNKELAEALRVKGLPTLIIYKNGEMKWRHSGEQDANTLIGIVQEFL, from the coding sequence ATGTCAAAATTTGGGGAACTTATAGATGTTGATATTCCTGTTTTATTGGATTTTTTCACTGAATGGAATGAACAATCTACAGCAATGCATCCTGTAATGCGTGATGTAGCAGCAGCTCTTGGTGATAAAGCTAAGGTTATAAAAATAGATGTTGATAAGAACAAAGAATTAGCTGAAGCACTTCGTGTTAAAGGCTTGCCAACACTTATTATTTATAAAAATGGCGAAATGAAATGGCGTCATAGTGGAGAACAAGATGCTAATACACTTATTGGGATTGTTCAAGAGTTTCTTTAG
- a CDS encoding GH92 family glycosyl hydrolase: MRLLFSFVFIAFILSSCNPDSETYIAKKDTELINYINPFIGTGGHGHTYPGASMPFGMMQLSPDTRLVGWDGCSGYHYSDDYIYGFSHTHLSGTGVSDYGDILLMPTNTINFNNGSDGKSGYRAHFSHDNETAEAGFYKVLLDSTNIEVALTVSNRSGIHKYNYPSSRNQYVILDLDHRDELLDYRIQMINDSTITGFRHSKAWATDQRLFYTIRFSKPIKNITYLERGAPISKNYKYISKKAAIEFDNSTNEPVFVKIGISAVDQEGALKNLEAEIGSKTFEQIKTEAQKKWETQLEKIVIESQNEDHKTNFYTALYHTMIAPNLYQDVDGRYRGIDLKIHETSNFDYYTVFSLWDTYRAAHPLYTIIEQDRTNDFINTFIAKYEEGGIMPIWDLSANYTGCMIGYHAAPVIVDAYLKGINDYNVEKAFEAMKHSATRDKLGLKSYKTFGFIPVEEESESVSKTLEYAYDDWTIAQMAKSMKKEEDYKTYTERAQYYKNSYDSETQFMRGRFRNTWFAPFDPYEVNFNYTEANAWQYSFYVPQDITGFTNLLGGKDKLETQLDELFSAQAETSGRSQSDITGLIGQYAHGNEPSHHMAYLYNFVNKPHKTQEKVHQILTELYTNEPDGISGNEDCGQMSAWYVFSSMGFYPVTPGSNQYIISSPLFDKATINLENGKKFSIIAHNLTETNKYIENVSLNGETLNRSYLFHEDILKGGLLEFHMTGQSTIWGTLDGQEPKTEIVEHLIVPVPFIAKGEVTFKGETEVILDNVDNEASIFYSFDNSEFIAFENPLIISEPTTLKVYSENNGIKSATVETKFYKIDPNLSIKLETEYANQYNAGGNEALIDGVFGTQDFRTGTWQGYWNEDLISTIDLGRIKPIQNVNVNFLQDQGAWIFYPTEVECLVSKDGTQYKSIETIKIDAAFKNEDIIIKNLAFKIPSEHYRYVKIIAKKMGELPTWHLGNPQDGKSWIFVDEISIK; the protein is encoded by the coding sequence ATGAGATTACTTTTTTCTTTTGTTTTTATAGCTTTCATTTTATCGAGTTGTAACCCTGATTCTGAGACATATATCGCAAAAAAAGATACAGAACTTATTAATTATATAAACCCTTTTATTGGAACTGGAGGTCATGGTCACACCTATCCTGGTGCCTCAATGCCGTTTGGAATGATGCAACTTAGTCCAGACACAAGATTAGTTGGTTGGGATGGTTGTTCTGGTTATCACTATAGCGACGACTATATTTATGGGTTTTCTCACACACACCTAAGCGGAACAGGTGTAAGTGATTATGGCGACATCCTTTTGATGCCCACAAATACAATCAACTTTAATAATGGTAGCGACGGAAAATCGGGTTATCGTGCGCACTTTTCGCATGACAATGAAACTGCTGAAGCTGGTTTTTATAAAGTGCTTTTAGATTCTACAAACATTGAAGTAGCATTAACTGTTTCTAATCGAAGTGGCATTCATAAATATAATTATCCATCTTCAAGAAACCAATATGTCATCTTAGATTTAGACCATCGTGATGAATTGTTAGACTATAGAATCCAAATGATTAACGATTCTACAATTACTGGATTCAGACATTCTAAAGCTTGGGCAACAGATCAACGCTTGTTTTATACAATTCGTTTTTCAAAACCTATCAAGAATATTACATACCTAGAAAGAGGTGCTCCTATCTCTAAAAACTATAAATATATTAGTAAAAAAGCAGCTATTGAATTTGACAATTCGACTAATGAACCCGTTTTTGTAAAAATTGGTATTAGTGCAGTTGACCAAGAAGGTGCTCTTAAAAATCTCGAAGCCGAAATAGGCAGCAAAACCTTTGAGCAAATAAAAACAGAAGCACAAAAGAAATGGGAAACGCAACTTGAAAAAATAGTTATTGAATCACAAAACGAAGATCACAAAACCAATTTTTATACTGCATTGTACCACACAATGATAGCTCCAAATTTATACCAAGATGTAGATGGCCGTTATCGAGGCATAGACTTAAAAATTCATGAAACCTCAAATTTTGATTATTACACAGTATTCTCACTTTGGGACACTTATCGTGCCGCACATCCATTATATACTATTATCGAACAAGATCGAACTAATGACTTTATCAATACTTTTATCGCTAAATATGAAGAAGGTGGTATCATGCCAATCTGGGACTTAAGTGCGAATTATACAGGTTGTATGATTGGCTACCATGCGGCTCCAGTAATTGTTGATGCTTATTTAAAAGGTATAAATGATTATAACGTTGAAAAAGCGTTTGAAGCGATGAAACATTCGGCAACTCGAGATAAACTCGGACTTAAATCTTATAAAACATTTGGATTTATTCCTGTGGAAGAAGAAAGCGAATCCGTGTCTAAAACCTTAGAATATGCTTATGACGATTGGACCATTGCTCAAATGGCTAAGTCTATGAAAAAAGAAGAAGATTATAAAACTTATACTGAAAGAGCACAGTACTACAAGAATAGTTACGATTCAGAAACACAGTTTATGAGAGGTCGTTTCAGAAATACGTGGTTTGCTCCTTTTGACCCTTATGAAGTGAACTTTAATTACACTGAAGCCAACGCTTGGCAATACAGTTTTTATGTGCCTCAAGATATTACTGGTTTTACTAATCTTCTCGGCGGAAAAGATAAATTAGAAACGCAACTCGATGAATTATTTAGTGCTCAAGCTGAAACTTCTGGCAGAAGTCAATCTGACATCACTGGCCTTATAGGGCAATATGCTCACGGAAACGAACCAAGTCATCATATGGCTTACCTCTATAATTTCGTTAACAAACCACATAAAACTCAGGAGAAAGTTCATCAGATATTAACCGAATTATATACCAACGAACCTGATGGTATTTCTGGCAATGAAGATTGCGGACAAATGAGTGCGTGGTACGTGTTTTCTTCAATGGGATTCTATCCTGTAACTCCTGGTAGTAACCAGTATATTATTAGTTCACCTTTATTTGACAAAGCAACTATTAATTTAGAAAATGGAAAGAAATTTTCAATTATTGCTCATAATTTAACTGAAACCAATAAATACATCGAAAATGTTTCTTTAAATGGTGAAACATTAAACAGAAGTTATCTATTTCATGAAGACATCTTGAAAGGTGGATTATTAGAATTTCACATGACAGGACAGTCAACTATTTGGGGAACTCTCGATGGACAAGAACCAAAAACTGAAATTGTCGAACATTTAATTGTTCCAGTACCTTTTATTGCAAAAGGTGAAGTTACTTTTAAAGGTGAAACTGAAGTGATTTTAGATAATGTCGATAATGAAGCGTCTATTTTTTACAGTTTCGACAATTCAGAATTTATAGCATTTGAAAACCCTTTAATTATTTCTGAACCAACAACTCTTAAAGTCTATTCTGAAAACAACGGAATCAAAAGTGCAACAGTCGAAACCAAATTTTATAAGATAGATCCAAATCTGTCAATTAAACTCGAAACCGAATATGCAAATCAATACAATGCTGGTGGAAATGAAGCATTAATTGATGGTGTTTTTGGAACACAAGATTTTAGAACTGGAACTTGGCAAGGCTATTGGAATGAAGACTTGATTTCCACTATCGATTTAGGTCGTATCAAACCAATTCAAAATGTAAACGTGAACTTTCTACAAGACCAAGGTGCTTGGATTTTTTATCCAACTGAAGTAGAATGCTTAGTTTCAAAAGACGGAACACAATACAAATCTATTGAAACCATAAAAATAGATGCAGCTTTTAAAAATGAAGATATCATCATTAAAAATTTAGCTTTTAAAATTCCTTCAGAACATTATCGCTACGTCAAAATTATAGCTAAAAAAATGGGAGAGTTACCGACTTGGCATTTAGGCAATCCTCAAGATGGCAAAAGCTGGATTTTTGTAGATGAAATATCAATTAAATAA
- a CDS encoding N(4)-(beta-N-acetylglucosaminyl)-L-asparaginase: MKRRNFIKKASLTGVGLTVGSSLINCADTPSEDKKVVAGFSAKETLPMVIATWHVIDATAKAMDVLQAGGNALDAVEQGCMVEEANEKGQSVGKGGLPDRDGNVTLDACIMDKHGNCGSVVYLQNIMHAVSVARKVMEDTPHVMLAGEGAKQFAVSKGFKAEDLLTDASKEAWKTWKVEAQYKPIINIENHDTIGMLAIDKNGDISGACTTSGLAYKMRGRVGDSPIIGSGLFVDNEIGGCVATGLGEEVVKTVGSFLVVELMRQGKTPQDACEEAISRIVNKPNSDYKNFQVGYIAVNKKGETGSYSIHQWFSMTKFQKGVNEQIQSDYFNKA, from the coding sequence ATGAAACGTAGAAACTTTATAAAAAAAGCATCGCTTACAGGAGTTGGACTTACAGTTGGAAGTTCACTTATCAATTGTGCTGACACACCTTCCGAAGACAAAAAAGTAGTTGCAGGATTTTCAGCTAAAGAAACATTGCCAATGGTTATAGCTACTTGGCACGTGATAGATGCAACTGCAAAAGCAATGGACGTTTTACAAGCTGGAGGCAATGCCTTAGATGCAGTAGAACAAGGTTGTATGGTAGAAGAAGCTAATGAAAAAGGGCAATCTGTTGGAAAAGGAGGTTTACCAGATCGCGATGGAAATGTAACACTTGATGCTTGTATTATGGACAAACATGGTAATTGTGGATCTGTAGTCTATCTTCAAAACATTATGCATGCAGTTTCAGTGGCAAGAAAAGTCATGGAAGACACACCTCATGTCATGCTAGCTGGAGAAGGCGCAAAACAATTTGCAGTTTCAAAAGGATTTAAAGCTGAAGATTTACTGACTGATGCTTCAAAAGAAGCTTGGAAAACATGGAAAGTTGAAGCCCAATACAAACCTATTATTAATATCGAAAACCATGATACTATTGGCATGTTAGCAATCGATAAAAATGGTGATATTTCGGGAGCATGTACAACAAGTGGATTGGCTTATAAAATGCGTGGACGCGTAGGAGATTCGCCAATTATTGGGTCTGGCTTGTTTGTAGATAACGAAATTGGAGGTTGTGTTGCTACAGGTTTAGGAGAAGAAGTAGTTAAAACCGTTGGTAGCTTTTTAGTGGTTGAACTCATGCGACAAGGAAAAACGCCTCAAGACGCATGTGAAGAAGCAATTAGTAGAATCGTAAACAAACCAAATAGTGACTATAAAAATTTTCAAGTTGGTTATATTGCTGTGAACAAGAAAGGTGAAACAGGAAGTTACTCCATACACCAATGGTTTAGTATGACTAAATTTCAAAAGGGTGTCAATGAACAAATTCAATCAGATTATTTTAATAAAGCATAA
- a CDS encoding sugar MFS transporter, translating into MNQQKSYRSSFILLTTLFFLWGFITVLVDSLVPRLKELFTLSYAQAIMVQFAFFGAYFILSVPASYILSKIGYKKGIILGLLTMAIGCLLFYPAASYRVFGIFILAYFILAGGITILQVAANPFVTVLGSEEGASSRLNLSQAFNSLGTAIAPPVGALFILSDRIKTETEIANLTSEAKQLYLSAEASAVQKPFLGLAVFIILIASIFFFARLPKLIDETLTGTYSGAFKNKNLMFGVLGIFFYVGAEVSIGSFLVNYFQDMNMVPIIRESSALMNIADAVATMFFKSLDGTDEKALLGIFVIFYWSGAMIGRFVGSYLTKIMKPGKVLGIFASIAILLIVISISSSGLISMWSILAVGLFNSIMFPTIFTLAIDGIGDLKPKGSGLLCMAIVGGAIIPLICGNLIDELGFKLAFLFITICYGYILWYGYKNSKKVIL; encoded by the coding sequence ATGAATCAACAAAAATCATATCGCTCGTCGTTTATTCTTTTAACCACATTATTTTTTCTTTGGGGATTTATTACTGTTTTAGTAGATTCTTTAGTACCAAGACTAAAAGAGCTTTTTACATTAAGTTATGCGCAAGCCATTATGGTTCAGTTTGCTTTTTTTGGTGCATATTTTATCTTATCAGTTCCTGCAAGTTATATTCTTTCAAAAATTGGCTATAAAAAAGGAATCATTCTCGGCTTGTTAACGATGGCTATAGGCTGTTTACTCTTTTATCCAGCAGCATCTTATCGTGTCTTCGGAATATTTATTCTCGCTTATTTTATTTTAGCTGGAGGCATCACCATTTTACAAGTCGCAGCCAATCCTTTTGTTACTGTTTTAGGTAGTGAAGAAGGGGCTTCAAGTCGATTAAATTTATCTCAAGCGTTTAACTCCTTAGGAACTGCAATCGCTCCTCCCGTTGGTGCTTTATTTATATTAAGCGATCGAATTAAAACCGAAACTGAAATTGCAAATCTTACAAGTGAAGCTAAACAATTATATTTATCTGCTGAAGCTTCAGCAGTACAAAAACCCTTTTTAGGATTAGCAGTTTTCATCATATTAATTGCCTCAATTTTCTTTTTTGCAAGACTTCCAAAGTTAATAGATGAAACACTTACAGGAACTTATTCTGGAGCATTCAAAAACAAAAACCTGATGTTTGGTGTTTTAGGCATTTTCTTTTATGTAGGTGCTGAAGTATCTATTGGCAGCTTTTTAGTCAACTATTTTCAAGACATGAATATGGTTCCAATAATTAGAGAAAGTTCAGCACTAATGAACATTGCAGATGCTGTCGCAACCATGTTCTTTAAATCTTTAGATGGTACAGACGAAAAGGCATTACTTGGAATTTTTGTAATTTTCTATTGGTCTGGAGCAATGATTGGACGTTTTGTAGGTTCGTATTTAACCAAAATCATGAAGCCAGGGAAAGTCTTGGGCATTTTTGCAAGCATTGCAATTCTATTGATTGTTATTTCAATTTCTAGTTCAGGTTTAATTTCAATGTGGAGCATTTTAGCAGTAGGATTATTTAACTCAATTATGTTTCCAACCATTTTCACACTTGCTATTGATGGTATTGGAGATTTGAAACCTAAAGGCTCTGGATTATTATGCATGGCGATTGTTGGTGGAGCGATCATTCCATTAATTTGTGGGAACCTAATTGATGAGCTCGGATTCAAACTTGCATTTCTATTTATTACCATTTGCTATGGGTATATTTTATGGTATGGTTATAAAAATTCTAAAAAAGTAATCCTATGA
- a CDS encoding polysaccharide deacetylase family protein, whose protein sequence is MKITPVKTPLVAKKMFPNYVWDIPTNTKELYLTFDDGPTPKVTNWTLDILKQYNAKATFFCIGANIEKHPEIFQNIIKAGHTIGNHTQHHVKGWKTKTKTYISEVLQAEKQIELQRSERSHLFRPPYGQIKPKQGKKLIALNYKVIMWDVLSFDWQKETSREECLNNVISKSKKGSIIVFHDSIKASKNMMYALPKVLEYFSEAGFNFKSLNF, encoded by the coding sequence GTGAAAATCACACCTGTTAAAACGCCATTAGTAGCAAAAAAAATGTTTCCAAATTATGTTTGGGATATTCCAACCAATACTAAAGAATTATATTTGACTTTTGATGATGGACCAACTCCAAAAGTCACAAATTGGACCTTAGACATACTCAAACAGTATAACGCAAAAGCTACGTTTTTTTGTATTGGTGCAAATATTGAAAAGCATCCTGAGATATTTCAAAACATTATAAAAGCAGGTCACACGATAGGAAATCACACCCAACACCATGTTAAAGGTTGGAAAACAAAAACCAAAACCTATATTTCAGAAGTTCTACAGGCTGAAAAGCAAATAGAACTACAACGATCTGAAAGATCTCATTTATTTAGGCCTCCATACGGACAAATAAAACCAAAACAAGGCAAAAAACTAATTGCTTTAAATTATAAAGTTATTATGTGGGACGTATTATCTTTCGATTGGCAGAAAGAAACTTCAAGAGAAGAGTGTTTAAACAATGTCATTTCAAAAAGCAAAAAAGGTAGTATTATCGTTTTTCACGATAGCATAAAAGCATCAAAAAATATGATGTATGCACTTCCGAAAGTTTTGGAATATTTTAGCGAAGCTGGTTTTAACTTTAAATCCTTGAATTTCTAA
- a CDS encoding tetratricopeptide repeat-containing sensor histidine kinase, translating to MKYIYLIFLLCFSYVLQSQNNTDKQKFIDSLIRVVDTYDDNFEKIRVLTSNAGQLRYSKDSRVLIDKAINVSKTNNNPKQYANSYYSLGNYFYYNSQLDSAEVYLDKSISYVNDETMPFLRASNLMTKSAIYRKHGNIPLALATMLNSKRSLDKIDTLKLDETQRHKFKGESSVLNNSLANFYNQMEEFDKASEYYDNAYKASLALESYVNAGIIISNKGEMILNQNRYKEALELFKKGKVLKEKGKAPMRFIMSSALNIGNAHSKLKNYTEALTYLNEAHQYYEEEGITENLTIAKNYRGNLYFETGKYDLAIQECKSAKVLALESENLELTSEACDCLSKAYKAVGQFDKALENYQLLTKTNDSIFNENNIKKQTQQEMQYAFNKTEELNALELEAKEKQSKLYSYLAVLGLLLAVVLGFFFYRNKKQNIKLAKQKKLLEVSVDEKNVLLKETHHRVKNSFQIVSSLLYLQSENVEDKEAKIAIKEAENRVRSMVLIHQRLYNKDELIGINTQDYFSDLVRDIFESHQFKSESISYNLNAEPLVLDIETTTPIGLILNELIVNTLKHAFDEVTSKSSIDIMFYKENEHLILKVIDNGKGFEGEVKSTSFGITLMKALSKKLKATLDYRSEINKGTEATLIIKKYNLL from the coding sequence TTGAAATACATTTACCTTATTTTCTTGTTATGTTTTTCATATGTTTTGCAGTCTCAAAATAACACAGATAAACAAAAATTTATTGATTCCTTAATTCGTGTTGTTGATACATACGATGATAATTTTGAAAAAATAAGAGTCCTCACAAGCAATGCTGGTCAGTTACGTTATTCAAAAGATTCACGTGTTTTAATTGACAAAGCCATTAACGTTTCAAAAACTAATAATAATCCAAAACAGTATGCTAATTCTTATTACTCCTTAGGTAATTATTTCTATTACAATAGTCAATTAGATTCGGCTGAAGTTTACTTAGACAAGTCTATATCTTACGTTAATGATGAGACCATGCCTTTTTTAAGAGCATCAAATTTAATGACCAAAAGCGCCATTTACAGAAAGCACGGAAATATACCATTAGCTTTAGCAACTATGCTGAATTCTAAACGTTCATTAGATAAAATCGATACTTTAAAATTAGATGAAACCCAACGTCATAAATTTAAAGGTGAAAGTTCTGTTTTAAACAACTCTTTAGCAAATTTTTACAATCAAATGGAAGAATTTGATAAAGCTTCCGAGTATTATGACAATGCCTACAAAGCATCTCTAGCTCTAGAGTCCTATGTTAATGCTGGAATTATAATTTCCAATAAAGGTGAAATGATTTTAAATCAAAATCGATACAAAGAAGCTCTCGAGCTATTTAAGAAAGGGAAAGTACTTAAAGAAAAAGGCAAAGCTCCAATGCGATTTATTATGAGTTCAGCTTTAAATATAGGCAATGCACATTCTAAGTTAAAAAACTATACAGAAGCACTAACATATTTAAATGAAGCTCATCAATATTATGAAGAAGAAGGCATTACTGAAAATTTAACCATTGCAAAAAATTATCGTGGAAATCTATATTTTGAAACTGGTAAATACGATTTAGCTATTCAAGAGTGTAAAAGTGCAAAAGTCTTAGCATTAGAGTCTGAAAATCTAGAATTAACTTCTGAAGCATGTGATTGTTTATCTAAAGCTTATAAAGCTGTTGGACAATTTGATAAAGCTTTAGAAAATTATCAACTACTCACTAAAACTAACGATTCTATTTTTAATGAAAATAACATCAAAAAGCAAACGCAACAAGAAATGCAATATGCGTTTAATAAAACTGAAGAACTAAATGCATTAGAACTTGAAGCCAAAGAAAAACAAAGTAAATTGTATTCTTATTTAGCTGTATTAGGTCTTTTATTAGCTGTAGTTTTAGGTTTTTTCTTTTACAGAAATAAAAAGCAGAATATTAAACTTGCCAAGCAGAAAAAATTACTTGAAGTTTCTGTAGATGAAAAAAACGTGTTACTTAAAGAAACACATCATCGTGTAAAAAACAGCTTTCAAATTGTATCTAGTTTATTGTATTTACAATCTGAAAACGTTGAAGATAAGGAAGCTAAAATTGCCATCAAAGAAGCTGAAAACAGAGTGCGATCTATGGTATTAATTCATCAAAGATTATATAATAAAGATGAACTAATTGGAATTAACACCCAAGATTATTTTAGTGATTTGGTCCGTGATATTTTTGAAAGTCATCAGTTTAAGTCCGAATCAATTTCATATAATTTAAATGCAGAACCTTTAGTTTTAGACATTGAGACTACTACTCCAATTGGTTTAATTTTAAATGAACTCATTGTAAACACCTTAAAACATGCTTTTGATGAAGTTACTTCAAAAAGCAGTATAGATATTATGTTTTATAAAGAAAATGAGCATTTGATATTAAAAGTTATCGACAATGGCAAAGGCTTTGAAGGTGAAGTTAAAAGTACATCTTTTGGAATTACTTTAATGAAAGCTTTATCTAAGAAATTGAAAGCCACATTAGATTATAGGTCTGAAATAAATAAAGGAACAGAAGCAACATTAATTATAAAAAAGTATAACCTACTTTAA